The following are from one region of the Andrena cerasifolii isolate SP2316 chromosome 1, iyAndCera1_principal, whole genome shotgun sequence genome:
- the LOC143378310 gene encoding leucine-rich melanocyte differentiation-associated protein, with the protein MAERGQQDFNRSALTVRCGRVWYTGQRMEKIPGGLVGVVGYDCSSLDLSYNELTSITAVKHFERLRELILDNNKLRDLKTLPQMPMLTTLSVNNNKISDIDTALQAIQECCPNVEYVSLLGNPGCPDQLTNPTSTDDEDYDRYRLYAIHVLPCSLRFLDSRPVTRQEKLDAESRGKYSKTVKLIPDSSSKCVPSPMEEFDDMFFNIHYTPLPRSIRDPLDHKGAFGKCKYRYSGKNSEGNRFISNNDL; encoded by the exons ATGGCGGAACGAGGCCAACAAGACTTTAATAGGAGTGCGTTGACGGTGCGATGTGGACGG GTTTGGTACACGGGGCAACGGATGGAAAAGATACCCGGGGGATTAGTGGGTGTCGTCGGCTACGATTGCTCGAGTCTGGATCTCTCCTACAACGAGCTAACCTCCATCACTGCCGTCAAACACTTCGAAAGGCTACGAGAGCTGATACTTGACAATAATAAACTGCGGGACCTTAAGACGTTGCCTCAAATGCCGATGTTGACCACGCTCAGCGTGAACAACAACAAG ATATCCGATATAGATACCGCATTGCAAGCGATACAAGAGTGCTGCCCGAACGTGGAGTACGTGAGTCTGCTTGGCAATCCAGGATGCCCTGATCAATTAACTAATCCAACGTCCACGGACGACGAGGATTACGATCGTTACAGGCTTTACGCGATACACGTGTTGCCCTGTAGCCTCCGTTTCCTCGATTCGCGTCCAGTCACCAGGCAAGAGAAACTGGACGCTGAAAGCCGGGGAAAGTACTCGAAGACCGTGAAACTGATACCAGATTCGTCGTCGAAGTGCGTGCCCAGCCCGATGGAAGagttcgacgacatgttcttcaACATCCACTACACGCCTCTGCCAAGGTCGATTCGCGACCCTCTCGATCACAAAG GTGCCTTCGGTAAATGCAAATATCGGTATTCTGGGAAGAACTCCGAAGGGAATCGGTTCATCTCGAACAATGATCTTTGA
- the LOC143378270 gene encoding non-homologous end-joining factor 1 isoform X1 gives MIPGPYKQGIVWNDIKIGHDFYMISVTRRDEVTEVFLTNLTEIWMETLTTEIILDKCRKLNPLLNIAAINCSEIVANILSNISQYIVEASVEEIKLHAPLEGGLMKFSLNLTKGTCHHFGEIVMKPLCISSLEIIRQNKILVDLIKRKDEEIAEYKAEGAELIRKNIETETFKEEQLKTDIPVPNVAECARAFQGMVNFYNTLNLREHNEPSTKATSSNDETDQTGQSVITLSNDGNNSGSREVVDKDILMLRKPGTSKFRSKSQKKKFPNKVTNNRIGVINMIHKPIKKAKKGLNDFIL, from the exons atgattcctgGCCCGTATAAGCAGGGAATAGTCTGGAATGATATTAAAATAGGCCACGATTTTTACATGATTTCTGTAACACGAAGAGATGAGGTAACTGAAGTTTTTTTGACCAATCTCACCGAGATATGGATGGAAACGTTGACGACTGAAATCATTCTAGACAAATGCAGG AAATTAAATCCACTTTTAAATATTGCCGCTATTAATTGTAGCGAGATTGTGGCAAATATTTTAAGTAATATATCGCAATATATAGTCGAAGCTTCCGTCGAGGAAATAAAGTTGCATGCTCCGTTAGAAGGGggtttaatgaaattttcattgaatttaACAAAAGGGACGTGTCACCATTTCGGGGAAATCGTAATGAAACCTTTGTGTATATCATCACTGGAAATTATCCGTCAGAACAAAATTCTGGTAGATTTGATAAAGAGAAAGGATGAGGAGATTGCTGAATATAAAGCAGAAGGCGCCGAGTTAATACGAA AGAACATTGAAACTGAAACTTTTAAAGAAGAACAACTTAAAACAGACATTCCCGTTCCCAATGTAGCGGAGTGTGCTCGTGCATTCCAAGGAATGGTGAATTTTTATAATACGCTTAATTTACGCGAACACAACGAACCGTCGACAAAAGCTACAAG TAGCAATGATGAAACAGACCAAACAGGGCAGAGTGTAATTACACTGAGCAACGATGGCAATAATAGTGGGTCTCGAGAAGTTGTGGACAAGGATATTTTAATGCTTAGGAAACCAGGGACTTCAAAGTTCAGGAGTAAAAGTCAGAAGAAAAAGTTTCCTAATAAAGTAACTAATAACAGAATTGGAGTTATAAATATGATACACAAACCTATTAAAAAAGCGAAGAAAGGTTTAAACGACTTTATACTGTAG
- the LOC143378270 gene encoding non-homologous end-joining factor 1 isoform X2 — protein sequence MIPGPYKQGIVWNDIKIGHDFYMISVTRRDEVTEVFLTNLTEIWMETLTTEIILDKCRKLNPLLNIAAINCSEIVANILSNISQYIVEASVEEIKLHAPLEGGLMKFSLNLTKGTCHHFGEIVMKPLCISSLEIIRQNKILVDLIKRKDEEIAEYKAEGAELIRKNIETETFKEEQLKTDIPVPNVAECARAFQGMVNFYNTLNLREHNEPSTKATSNDETDQTGQSVITLSNDGNNSGSREVVDKDILMLRKPGTSKFRSKSQKKKFPNKVTNNRIGVINMIHKPIKKAKKGLNDFIL from the exons atgattcctgGCCCGTATAAGCAGGGAATAGTCTGGAATGATATTAAAATAGGCCACGATTTTTACATGATTTCTGTAACACGAAGAGATGAGGTAACTGAAGTTTTTTTGACCAATCTCACCGAGATATGGATGGAAACGTTGACGACTGAAATCATTCTAGACAAATGCAGG AAATTAAATCCACTTTTAAATATTGCCGCTATTAATTGTAGCGAGATTGTGGCAAATATTTTAAGTAATATATCGCAATATATAGTCGAAGCTTCCGTCGAGGAAATAAAGTTGCATGCTCCGTTAGAAGGGggtttaatgaaattttcattgaatttaACAAAAGGGACGTGTCACCATTTCGGGGAAATCGTAATGAAACCTTTGTGTATATCATCACTGGAAATTATCCGTCAGAACAAAATTCTGGTAGATTTGATAAAGAGAAAGGATGAGGAGATTGCTGAATATAAAGCAGAAGGCGCCGAGTTAATACGAA AGAACATTGAAACTGAAACTTTTAAAGAAGAACAACTTAAAACAGACATTCCCGTTCCCAATGTAGCGGAGTGTGCTCGTGCATTCCAAGGAATGGTGAATTTTTATAATACGCTTAATTTACGCGAACACAACGAACCGTCGACAAAAGCTACAAG CAATGATGAAACAGACCAAACAGGGCAGAGTGTAATTACACTGAGCAACGATGGCAATAATAGTGGGTCTCGAGAAGTTGTGGACAAGGATATTTTAATGCTTAGGAAACCAGGGACTTCAAAGTTCAGGAGTAAAAGTCAGAAGAAAAAGTTTCCTAATAAAGTAACTAATAACAGAATTGGAGTTATAAATATGATACACAAACCTATTAAAAAAGCGAAGAAAGGTTTAAACGACTTTATACTGTAG
- the LOC143378253 gene encoding uncharacterized protein LOC143378253: MGALSASPEGGDASVNIIPQMKKCSIISANRSKSFRSTMSEKTSINQDPLMSALKCSYINGANKGEYDQMLLMESNVFDETSSSTIDDNCQFPYYRSSKNNGRAPDAVLVKDVGVSCMLLNKNLPEPSIPETNNELVKQLRREYNDLSSITNKITTYTKDILNYLSKRNERKNQLLQNLISAKHATATQYIDSKGNLCLKLRLFSSAETQCTPQQIVKNSDSIPFQDKHVPNKLYSRHSKNGTTYKNKMTMCEENLKSKHEKEVQTIYSEENVRTSTSNSLSCSTSSIYNYLMMSKRKSSNEMLKSTFTKFDDTEKHRRYGSNKNYKEHLKRCSPMIFTNWREISRSKRCDNKATIISDESRGTVRFIIIYELIIII; the protein is encoded by the exons ATGGGTGCCCTTAGTGCTTCCCCGGAAGGCGGAGATGCATCAGTTAACATCATACCACAAATGAAGAAGTGCTCCATCATTTCTGCCAATCGTTCTAAGAGTTTTCGTTCTACAATGTCAGAGAAAACCTCCATTAATCAAGATCCCTTGATGTCTGCATTAAAGTGCAGTTATATCAATGGCGCGAACAAGGGTGAATATGATCAGATGCTGTTGATGGAAAGTAACGTATTTGATGAGACCAGCAGTTCTACGATCGACGATAACTGCCAGTTCCCTTATTACAG GAGTAGCAAGAACAATGGTCGAGCCCCAGATGCAGTTTTGGTAAAAGATGTAGGTGTATCGTGCATGctactaaataaaaatcttcCTGAACCATCAATCCCAGAAACAAATAATGAATTAGTTAAACAGCTTAGAAGAGAATACAATGATTTGTCTAGCATCACCAATAAAATAACTACGTACACAAAAGACATTTTAAATTACCTGTCGAAaagaaatgaaaggaaaaatcAGCTGCTCCAAAACctg ATATCTGCGAAGCACGCAACAGCAACTCAGTACATAGACAGTAAAGGGAATCTCTGCTTAAAATTAAGACTATTTAGTAGTGCAGAGACCCAGTGTACTCCTCAACAAATCGTTAAAAACTCTGACAGTATACCGTTCCAGGACAAACATGTCCCAAATAAACTATACAGTAGACATT CAAAAAACGGAACAACGTACAAAAATAAAATGACGATGtgcgaagaaaatttaaaatcgaagcACGAGAAAGAAGTCCAAACAATATATTCCGAAGAGAACGTGAGGACGAGTACTTCGAATTCACTATCGTGCAGTACCTCTTCtatctacaattatttaatgaTGAGTAAAAGGAAGTCTTCGAACGAAATGTTAAAATCTACATTCACCAAATTTGATGACACTGAGAAGCATCGGAGGTACGGTAGCAACAAAAATTACAAGGAACATTTAAAAAGGTGTAGCCCAATGATCTTTACCAATTGGagagaaatttcaagatcaaaaCGATGTGATAATAAAGCAACCATTATTTCGGACGAATCACGAGGAACGGTTCGTTTCATAATTATATATGAGTTGATAATTATAATTTAG